In Halomonas denitrificans, one DNA window encodes the following:
- a CDS encoding DUF494 domain-containing protein, with amino-acid sequence MLDLLMYLFENYIYDEPEAEPDRDSLSESLEQAGFSHGEIDRAFGWLDGLAEQRKLADADPTPAGSVRVFSAEELRRIDVDAHGFLIDLENVGVLDPARRELVLDRLMALDVEEIGLEDLKWVVLMVLFNQPGQEANYAWMEDLMFDEDGQYRH; translated from the coding sequence GTGCTCGACCTGCTGATGTACCTGTTCGAGAACTACATCTACGACGAGCCCGAAGCCGAGCCCGATCGGGATTCCCTCAGCGAATCGCTGGAGCAGGCCGGGTTCTCGCACGGCGAGATCGACCGCGCCTTCGGCTGGCTGGACGGCCTTGCCGAGCAGCGCAAGCTGGCCGACGCGGACCCGACACCGGCCGGATCGGTCCGGGTGTTCTCCGCCGAGGAACTTCGCCGCATCGATGTCGATGCGCACGGCTTCCTGATCGACCTGGAGAACGTCGGCGTGCTCGATCCGGCGCGTCGCGAACTCGTCCTGGACCGCCTGATGGCCCTGGATGTCGAGGAGATCGGGCTCGAGGACCTCAAGTGGGTCGTCCTGATGGTGCTGTTCAACCAGCCGGGCCAGGAAGCCAACTACGCCTGGATGGAAGACCTGATGTTCGACGAGGACGGCCAGTACAGGCACTGA